From one Bacteroidales bacterium genomic stretch:
- a CDS encoding cob(I)yrinic acid a,c-diamide adenosyltransferase — MKIYTRTGDKGFTSLIGGKKVTKDHIRIEAYGTIDELIAHTGMLRDMFTHDMQYQEFLLQVEDRLMVCAAILASDCEDCNVKIPEITEGDITQIENEIDTIVALLPALTSFVLPGGHTISSQCHITRTVCRRAERQIIHLSGELFVPETVIKYVNRLSDFLFVLARKVLYDLKQKEVLWKPK, encoded by the coding sequence ATGAAGATTTATACCCGTACAGGTGATAAGGGGTTTACCTCGCTCATTGGCGGAAAGAAGGTAACCAAAGATCATATACGTATTGAAGCATACGGAACCATTGACGAACTGATAGCTCACACCGGAATGCTCAGAGATATGTTTACGCATGACATGCAGTATCAGGAATTCCTACTTCAGGTGGAGGACCGCCTTATGGTATGTGCCGCTATACTGGCCAGTGATTGCGAAGACTGCAATGTGAAAATACCCGAAATAACTGAGGGGGATATTACTCAGATCGAAAATGAAATCGATACCATTGTGGCCTTATTGCCGGCCCTTACATCGTTTGTCCTGCCCGGAGGCCACACTATCTCTTCACAGTGTCATATAACACGCACCGTTTGTCGCAGAGCTGAAAGACAAATTATCCATCTGTCCGGTGAACTTTTTGTTCCCGAAACCGTAATAAAGTACGTCAACAGGCTTTCAGATTTTCTTTTTGTGTTGGCACGCAAAGTGTTATACGATTTAAAACAAAA